The genomic window TTTTTTCCAGGTAAAGTTGCGCTGTACATGTTGTAGCGCATTATTCGACATGTTATTGAGCAGGGCAGGATCTGACAAAAGCGTGCTTATTTTTTCTGCCAGTATTTCTGGCTGTTTGGGCGGAACCAGATAACCTGTATGTCCGTCTCGTACAGTGTATTTTATACCACCAACAGCAGATCCGATAACCGGTGTACCACAGGCCATTGCCTCTATTGGTGTAATGCCAAAAGGTTCGTACCAGGGCGTGGTTATAAAAATATCTGCTGCACTATAATAATATCTTAACAGCTCACGGCTTTTCTGCCCGACAAAACTTACCGAATTTTCAACACCACGCTTAACCGTTAGTTCCTTCAACCTTTCCAGTTCGGGATCAGAACCTGAGGCATTTTCTTCACCACCAACAATAATCAGGCGTAGCTTATGGTTCGCTTTAACTTTGGCAAATGCTTCGATAACATTATCTATACCTTTACGTTTAACCATCCTTCCCAACTGAAGCACTATTTTTTCTTCTTCGCCAATGTTAAGCAGTGTTTTTGCGGTAGCCTTTGCAATCGGATAAAAATCTTCGGCGCTGAAACCGCATGGTATCATAACCATTTTTTCAGGGTCGGCACGGTAATAAGTGCTAAGATCCTCTTCATCCTGTGGACACTCGGCAATTATTTTGTCTGCGCGCTGTACAATGGCACGTTCAATATCAACCCGCTCCGGCGGGAAGCGGTCTAATTCCTTCTGGTGCATTTTCCTGATATGGCCAAGGGCATGAAAGGTAATTACAAAAGGAATGTCGAGCCTTTCCTTTAGTTCCATAGCCACCAGGCCCGACATCCAAAAATTGGCGTGGATAAGCCTATAGGAAATCTTATTTCTTTGGATAAAATATTCCATTTCCCTTCTAAAATCTTTCATAAAAGGTAGCAGGTCTTCCTTATCAACCTTTTCTTTAGGTCCCGCGTCAACCAAAATCACACGCACATTTTGGCTGAAATTATTCACTTCTTTTGAAATAATATCTTCCCTGCGCGTAAAAATATCAACCTGGTATCCCTGTTCTCCCAGCTGCTTTGCAATTTCGGCAACGTAAACGTTCTGGCCGCCATTGTCTTTTCCTCCGAGCAGGGCAAGTGGTGAAGCATGTTCACTTATAAATGCAATTCTATTTTTCATAGGTATTGTTTTAGGTATGATTCGTATTTTTGTATACAGGTTTGTTAACAGCCATATGTTTAAATAGCTTGTGCCATTCCTGAGTAAACCGTTCGATGCCAAAACGTTCTTCTGCGGTGCGCTGCGCATTGTTTCCCATTTGGCGGGCGAGCTGCGGATTTTCCAGCAACAGTTCCATATCTCTTTTTAGCATTTCAATATCGGTACGTACAAATCCCGAATAGCCATTTTTGATGGTTACAGCCATTTCGGTGGTCGCCATACCGATAATAGGCATGCCCTGCATCATCGCTTCGCACACGGCCAGTCCAAGACTGGTATAGCGAATCGGATTAAAAAAGAAACGGTAATTTGAAATGAAAGCAGGGAGCTGGGGGTGAAGCACTTCGCCAATACCATAACTTTCAGCGCCCATGCCCACCAGATCTAATGGTATGGTTTTGCTTAGCTCCTCAAAAATATCGAACCCTAAAAGCCGGCCACGTGCGGGCAGATTATTGATTACCACAATTCCGCGTTCCAGCGTGCCCTTATAAGGAGGTGCTCCAGCTGTTACGCCGTGTTCAATTACGGTAGTTTGTATCCCCGGACTATGCCACATTAACGCGTTAAAATGCGTTACATGAACAAGCATAACTGTTGGGTCTGTTACCGGATGTAGCGCATCGGTAGGGTGATTCCATGGCGGATCGTGTTCCAGATAAATTTTTGGCAGGCTACGCTGATATTCAGTAAGTACTTCAAACTGATCGTAAAGGTAGTTTTCATCTGTTTGAAAGAGTATGACATCGAAATCCAGATGAGGGATTTGTTCAACAGGAACTTCTATAACATTATGGCCAAAGGGAAATGTTTCTCCTCTGCCAACGTATCCTTCGTTTTTAAGCTCATTTACGGGTATGTAAATATCATAGTTCCCCTGCGAAAGGTAGAAAAGATAACTGCCGTGGATGTGCCACGTAAAAATTTTTAACCGGTTTAACTCGTGCATAATGATGAATTTATGGGCGCTACGTTTAACCGTAAACTAAACAGCCGCCCAAAGTAACTGCTTAAACAACTGCACTTCTAAGCGTTTTGTTCGTTGTGCAAATACCCGTTTTAGCGTGGAAAATACCCGTACAGCTGATTCGAATTACTTGTTTGCAGGATTAGGATTCAGCGGGAACGTTTCGCGTGGTAGCTTAAAACCGTTTGAGGAATTGATGTGGTTTAAATTAAAACTGTGGAAGAGAAAAGTTTAGATAAACGAGCTAATTCCCATAAGTGCAGGCTGATTTCATATAGTTAAAGCGTTTAATGTATTATGGCGAATGGTGTTTATGCTTGATGGATTAAGCCCGAAAAAAATGAATATTCTATGAGTCTGTTTAAATTTTGCTGAAAGATTGTTCGTATGTCAGTCTGTCCAAAGGACTCCTACGGAGAGCATAGTCGAAGACCCGTTTTTTGATATATTAAAAGCAATCGACTACGCTATCATTGACGTTGTTTTGCAAGTTATTGTTAATCAGTGTTTTAATGGCTTTTGCATTTCCATCCGGCTAGGCCATAGCACGGTATCCCCGTTCCACTTAAATCCGGCCTAACAAATTTTTCGGGTTGCACTGTTCTGGCCGCGCTACTGGCTTCAAAAGAAAAATTTTCAGCCGGCATTTTTTGTTTCTTTTTGATGCCAAAAAGAAAGAGCCCTTCGGCGGCGGCGAGCCGAGGCAAGACCGTGGTGTATGGCAAAGAAATCAATTATACGTCACTCATATTGATTTTTAAAAAATAAATTACCCCCTCTGTGTGATAGAAATATTATATGAGTAAAATAATTGTATCAAATTTAAACAGGCTCTTAGTCTCGTTAAATTTTTTCAAAACCAATCCCCGTTACATGTTGTTTTTTTAATGAAAAGGTAAAAGCCACATCAGTACAAAAACAAAAGAGCGGTTTCTAAATCAGCTGAAACAATAGACGTTAATAGTATAATCCTAAAATTTAAGAAGATGAGAACGATACACACCATTTTTATTGCAGCAGCATTTTTGGCATCGGTATTAACTGCTTGCCAAAATCCTTCAGATAGGGCAAAGGGAAATCACCAGAAAGATTATGAAGATACGACTAAAAAAAGCGCTGCTGATTCAGCTGCAGCACAGCCACGTGTAAATCCGGAAGATACGGTTCGGAAATACTAATCAATAAAATTCTTCTTGGATGGTAAGTTTGCAAAATAAACAAGGGTCGATAAGTAGTGATAAAACGAAGAATTGGCTTTAGTACATTTTGTATTTTACCCCTGTTTTTAGGGGCTAAATACTTAAAAAAACAATGTTGCAAACCGCAATTTATGCTTTAGGTGGCTAATAGCAGCCATTTTTCTATTTTTCTATAATTTGCGATTGTACACCTAACACTAAGACGTTAAAAAAAATAATTAAATTGTAAATGGAGCGCCCCACGGGGGTTATAACGTTCTGTCAGTTTAATGGAAATCTCAAATCTTCTTGTATATCTCTCTGAGCGTTCACCCCGGCTTTTCTTTATATTCGATTTAAACGAGGATAGATTTATCTACATGAACCCATCGTGCATGAACTTCTTTGGCTTAATGTCTATAGACATACGTTCGAGGCTTTTATTGCATATGGTACATCCCGAAGACCGGCGTTATGTACTTTTCAAGTTAAGAGAATGTATTGATGGGAATACGGTAAGCGATGTTGAGTGCAGAATACAGCGTGCTGATAACGAGCGCTGGTTGAGCACAACGCCTTATTTACTCAATGAAAACGGGCAGCATCTTTTGATTGGGATTGCTGAAGATGTTACCAATTACAAGGAAATTGCCGAAGTACTCAATAATCACAATAGTAAAAAAAATGCCATACTTAATATTCTCGCACATGATTTGGCTGGGCCTATAGGCGCTATTGGCAATATTTCGGACCTGCTGGCAAAGGGGGCCAGAAGATTCGAAGATCCTTCTATTGACCGTTACATCGCGTTGATTGACAGGATTACCAAAAAAAGCCTCAAATTAATTCGCGACTTTCTGAACCAGGAGTTTCTGGAGACAGCAGGTGTACAATTGGTTAAAAAAAGAGTAGAGTTGGTGAGCAAAATTTCCTTAGCTGGCCAGGAATATTTCGATATGCAGGACGGTTTACAGATTACTTTTTCCTGCCGTTCAAGTAAAGAGCGTATTTTTGCCGAAATTGATGAAGATAAATTTATGCAGGTGATCAATAACCTGATTTCCAATTCACTTAAATTTACTCCAAAAAACGGCAACATAGATGTCTATCTCACAGAGAGCAAAAAACAAGTCCTGATTACAGTTGCTGACAACGGAATCGGTATTCCAAAAAAATATCACGCTACACTTTTCGAAAAATTTACCAATGCCCGAAGGAACGGTTTAAACGGCGAACAGTCTACTGGCCTTGGTATGTCGATTATCAAAACTATTATTGAATGGCACAAAGGGAAAATCTGGTTTGATAGCGAAGAAAACAAGGGAACAACGTTTTATATCGAACTTCCGAAGGTATAAGCCTTGCCAATAAGTTAATACTTACCTTTTTGGAACTGTAAAGCATAGTATTAAGGATTTAGCCCTTTGTTATTGAGAAAAACTGCCCTGTTAATCCAATACATGTTGTTAATAATTACATATGAAAAAACGGCTAGGGTTTATCATTTTTTTTATTTTTAGCTAGCCTGGTAGTATTTGTTAATTTTTCTTCTGAAAGTTTTTTTGCAGAATCAATTGAATGGGAGTGGTGGATATCTTCTCCCTTTTCTGCCATATCAGAAAGTTTCGCATAGTATTTATGCAATACATCCAGTTCTGCCTCCGAAAGGTCTTCAATATCAACCATGCGGTTACTTGCATGTCTGCTGGCCGCCAATAACTCATTAAGTTTTAATTGTATGGCCTTCGAATCTTTATTCTGGGTTTTTTGAATCAGAAATACCATTAAAAAAGTAATAATTGTTGTTCCGGTATTAATGACCAGTTGCCAGGTATCCGAATAGTTGAAAATAGGGCCGCTAATGCCCCAGATTATAATAATGCCAACAGCTATGGTAAAGGCGCTTGCACTTCCGGTCCAATATGTAATCTTGTCAGATATATGCTCAAAAAAGTTTTGCTTGTTTGTCATATTCTTTAGTACTAAGTGTAAGGGTTTGTTTTTGTTTATATAAACAGGCAAAAATTTCAGATGGTTTTCAATTTTTGTCTTCTTCTTGCTGGCTTTGCGGTATAAATAACGCGACCGTCTGTTTATTAAGCTGCTGAAAACATAATGTTTTAACTGTTAAATAAATCAAACCTGTAACAGTTTTACCTTGTTTATTTAACGAAGCACAAGTTTCAAAACGAAGGTTGTGCTTCTTGCAGAAAATAATTCGAAGGTTTAAACTTAAAACTATGGAAAACAAAAAAACAGATCAGCAGGACAGTGAAAATAAGGTTGGTATTGTACCACATTCGCAGATTGAGGCAAGTGATGCGGATAGTGCTTATCAGGATGAGGCTTCTGCTAAGGAATTATCAAAACAGGCAGCGAAATCGGATTCGGATACAGACCGAGCAGAAGATAAGGGAACTCCTCATCAGGATTAATTTTTTTAAAACAGTAAATACGACAACATGGAAAATAGAAAACATTTTGCATTGATTACCGGTGCAAGTAGCGGAATTGGTTATGAACTGGCCAAACTTTTTGCAAAAGATGGTTTTAACCTCATTATTGTTGGCCGGGAAGAGGCAAGGTTACAACGGGCAGCAGCCATTTTTGAAGCGGAAGGAGTTGAGGTAATCACCATGACCGCCGACCTGTCTGAACGGGATGCGGCTTTTGATCTGTATGAAAACATACGTACAAAAAATGTACAGATAGATGTATTGGTAAACGACGCCGGACAAGGGGTTTATGGTAAATTTATAGATACCGATTTAAGTAAAGAATTAAAAATTATCCAGTTGAACATTGCTTCTTTGGTAACCTTAACCAAATTATATTTAAAAGAGATGGTAAAACGGGGAGCAGGGAAGATCTTGAATGTTGCATCGATTGCAGGAAAATTGCCCGGGCCTTATCAGGCTGTTTACCATGGCACAAAAGCATTTGTGCACTCTTTTAACGAAGCGGTACGTGCAGAAATAAAGGATTCGCCAGTTACCATAACCTCTTTATTACCTGGCCCTACAGATACCGACTTTTTTAGAAAAGCTGATATGATGGATTCAAAAATAGTACAGGAAGGTGAATTAGCCGATCCTGCAGCAGTAGCTAAAGATGGCTACGAAGCGATGATGGATGGAAAAGACATGGTTGTATCGGGATTTAAGAACAAACTGCAGGTAGCCATGGGGAATATTACCCCTGATAGCAAATTAGCTGAGCAAATGGGTAAAATGCAGGAGCCAGTAGATGATAAGCCTAGCAATACGCCATAACAGCTTGCTTTAAGGACTATGAATTGCAGCATATTTTTATAAATATCCGTCAAAACTTTGGCCTGTTTTTTTTTGTTCTCCTAAAAAAGGGCTTTAATGGGAATAGATATACAAAAAAGAAGTATTGGGTTAAATTTTAACGGAAGCGGACAGGCAGAAATAAGGGTTTGGGCACCGCTTGCAGAACAAGTTTCTGTTTTAATAACAGAAAGCGCTGCGGTTATTGATCTATTTAACGAGGGATATGGGTATTGGTTCTTACAAACCGATCTGATAAAGCCACGGGAAACTTATAGCTTTAAAATCAGCGCCCCTAAAGATGGAAAGGAGCTTGTGCGTTCAGATCCGGCCTCGTTACTCCAGGCCGAAGGACCACAGGGGGTATCAACAGCTTTTGATCTGAAAAGTTTCCCTTGGACAGATCGCAATTGGCAAGGAATTGCACTGAAAGATTTTATCATTTACGAACTCCATACCGGAACTTTCACACCTGAAGGAGATTTTGCGGCTATCGAAAAAAAGCTCGATTACCTTGTTGAACTCGGCATTACCGCAATCGAGATTATGCCTGTTGCACAATTTTCGGGCGGCAGGAATTGGGGTTATGATGGCGTATTTCCTTTTGCCGTACAAAATACCTATGGAGGTCCTTTGGCATTACAACAACTGGTTAACACCTGCCACGAGAAGGGACTGGCCGTAATCTTGGATGTGGTTTATAATCATGTGGGACCAGAAGGAAATTATTTTGCAGATTTCGGTCCGTATTTTACGGATAAATACCACACGCCCTGGGGGCAGGCCATTAACTTCGATGATGCAGGCTGCGATGCGGTAAGGGATTTTTTTATCGAAAATGCATTGATGTGGTTCAGGGATTTTCATATCGATGCACTTAGGTTGGATGCGGTACACGCAATTAAAGATTTTAGCCCTGTTCATGTTCTGGCAGAGATTAAATCGCATACCGAAAAACTTGCTCAGGTAACCGGCAGAACTTATGAACTGATTGTTGAACTTGACCTGAACGACGGCCGTTTTATCAGGCCGCAAAAGGAGTTTGGCTATGGCATGGATGCCCAATGGATAGATGAATTTCATCATGCGTTGAGGGTTTGTGCAGGTCAGGAACAAAAAGGTTATTATTCAGATTTTAACGGCGTGGCTGATCTGGCTAAATCTTTTAACAGCGCTTATGTGTACGATGGGCAATA from Flavobacterium sp. W4I14 includes these protein-coding regions:
- a CDS encoding D-inositol-3-phosphate glycosyltransferase (product_source=KO:K15521; cath_funfam=3.40.50.10490,3.40.50.2000; cog=COG0279,COG0438; ko=KO:K15521; pfam=PF00534,PF13439,PF13580; smart=SM00732; superfamily=53697,53756; tigrfam=TIGR00441); the encoded protein is MKNRIAFISEHASPLALLGGKDNGGQNVYVAEIAKQLGEQGYQVDIFTRREDIISKEVNNFSQNVRVILVDAGPKEKVDKEDLLPFMKDFRREMEYFIQRNKISYRLIHANFWMSGLVAMELKERLDIPFVITFHALGHIRKMHQKELDRFPPERVDIERAIVQRADKIIAECPQDEEDLSTYYRADPEKMVMIPCGFSAEDFYPIAKATAKTLLNIGEEEKIVLQLGRMVKRKGIDNVIEAFAKVKANHKLRLIIVGGEENASGSDPELERLKELTVKRGVENSVSFVGQKSRELLRYYYSAADIFITTPWYEPFGITPIEAMACGTPVIGSAVGGIKYTVRDGHTGYLVPPKQPEILAEKISTLLSDPALLNNMSNNALQHVQRNFTWKKIAGQIHDCYEGIHANQQKMQQQEFEMIQRAFEEGARTFERTARELSTKVALAGEMMSSALKAGHKILVCGNGGSAAESQHFVAELVGRFEVPHRKGLPAISLNADTAIITAWANDFGYDDVFARQVQAYGNQGDVLLCLSTSGNSDNIIKAMQMAKKKGICCINMLGKDGGRAASYGELNLVVPSQSTQRIQEMHLHLVHLLCTIIENRMFNVAFTNKTAAKEQLLPLLAQSETMFNSYGS
- a CDS encoding hypothetical protein (product_source=Hypo-rule applied; pfam=PF00534; superfamily=53756); the encoded protein is MHELNRLKIFTWHIHGSYLFYLSQGNYDIYIPVNELKNEGYVGRGETFPFGHNVIEVPVEQIPHLDFDVILFQTDENYLYDQFEVLTEYQRSLPKIYLEHDPPWNHPTDALHPVTDPTVMLVHVTHFNALMWHSPGIQTTVIEHGVTAGAPPYKGTLERGIVVINNLPARGRLLGFDIFEELSKTIPLDLVGMGAESYGIGEVLHPQLPAFISNYRFFFNPIRYTSLGLAVCEAMMQGMPIIGMATTEMAVTIKNGYSGFVRTDIEMLKRDMELLLENPQLARQMGNNAQRTAEERFGIERFTQEWHKLFKHMAVNKPVYKNTNHT
- a CDS encoding hypothetical protein (product_source=Hypo-rule applied; cleavage_site_network=SignalP-noTM); amino-acid sequence: MRTIHTIFIAAAFLASVLTACQNPSDRAKGNHQKDYEDTTKKSAADSAAAQPRVNPEDTVRKY
- a CDS encoding two-component system sensor histidine kinase VicK (product_source=KO:K07652; cath_funfam=1.10.287.130,3.30.450.20,3.30.565.10; cog=COG0642; ko=KO:K07652; pfam=PF02518,PF08447; smart=SM00091,SM00387,SM00388; superfamily=47384,55785,55874; tigrfam=TIGR00229); the encoded protein is MEISNLLVYLSERSPRLFFIFDLNEDRFIYMNPSCMNFFGLMSIDIRSRLLLHMVHPEDRRYVLFKLRECIDGNTVSDVECRIQRADNERWLSTTPYLLNENGQHLLIGIAEDVTNYKEIAEVLNNHNSKKNAILNILAHDLAGPIGAIGNISDLLAKGARRFEDPSIDRYIALIDRITKKSLKLIRDFLNQEFLETAGVQLVKKRVELVSKISLAGQEYFDMQDGLQITFSCRSSKERIFAEIDEDKFMQVINNLISNSLKFTPKNGNIDVYLTESKKQVLITVADNGIGIPKKYHATLFEKFTNARRNGLNGEQSTGLGMSIIKTIIEWHKGKIWFDSEENKGTTFYIELPKV
- a CDS encoding low affinity Fe/Cu permease (product_source=COG5478; cog=COG5478; pfam=PF04120; transmembrane_helix_parts=Inside_1_19,TMhelix_20_42,Outside_43_46,TMhelix_47_66,Inside_67_159) is translated as MTNKQNFFEHISDKITYWTGSASAFTIAVGIIIIWGISGPIFNYSDTWQLVINTGTTIITFLMVFLIQKTQNKDSKAIQLKLNELLAASRHASNRMVDIEDLSEAELDVLHKYYAKLSDMAEKGEDIHHSHSIDSAKKLSEEKLTNTTRLAKNKKNDKP
- a CDS encoding hypothetical protein (product_source=Hypo-rule applied), yielding MENKKTDQQDSENKVGIVPHSQIEASDADSAYQDEASAKELSKQAAKSDSDTDRAEDKGTPHQD
- a CDS encoding short-subunit dehydrogenase (product_source=COG0300; cath_funfam=3.40.50.720; cog=COG0300; ko=KO:K07124; pfam=PF00106; superfamily=51735); translation: MENRKHFALITGASSGIGYELAKLFAKDGFNLIIVGREEARLQRAAAIFEAEGVEVITMTADLSERDAAFDLYENIRTKNVQIDVLVNDAGQGVYGKFIDTDLSKELKIIQLNIASLVTLTKLYLKEMVKRGAGKILNVASIAGKLPGPYQAVYHGTKAFVHSFNEAVRAEIKDSPVTITSLLPGPTDTDFFRKADMMDSKIVQEGELADPAAVAKDGYEAMMDGKDMVVSGFKNKLQVAMGNITPDSKLAEQMGKMQEPVDDKPSNTP
- a CDS encoding maltooligosyltrehalose trehalohydrolase (product_source=KO:K01236; cath_funfam=2.60.40.10,2.60.40.1180,3.20.20.80; cog=COG0296; ko=KO:K01236; pfam=PF00128,PF02922,PF11941; superfamily=51011,51445,81296; tigrfam=TIGR02402) codes for the protein MGIDIQKRSIGLNFNGSGQAEIRVWAPLAEQVSVLITESAAVIDLFNEGYGYWFLQTDLIKPRETYSFKISAPKDGKELVRSDPASLLQAEGPQGVSTAFDLKSFPWTDRNWQGIALKDFIIYELHTGTFTPEGDFAAIEKKLDYLVELGITAIEIMPVAQFSGGRNWGYDGVFPFAVQNTYGGPLALQQLVNTCHEKGLAVILDVVYNHVGPEGNYFADFGPYFTDKYHTPWGQAINFDDAGCDAVRDFFIENALMWFRDFHIDALRLDAVHAIKDFSPVHVLAEIKSHTEKLAQVTGRTYELIVELDLNDGRFIRPQKEFGYGMDAQWIDEFHHALRVCAGQEQKGYYSDFNGVADLAKSFNSAYVYDGQYSPHRQKKFGEPIGDVPGNKFVVFSQNHDQIGNRMLGERTAALVSFEMLKVMAAAVFCSPFLPLIYMGEEWAETNPFQFFVSHSDHDLVEAVREGRKAEFSAFHGDEGVPDPQSESTFQHSKLDWQKLQVPLNLKMLTYYKTLIALRKQNEVLADLDRKNVKAVAYPEKKCLMLSRWKGTQKILVLFNFSDQKQNLSTGETIQDWAVLLNSSSSVWNGPHEEINSLPPGEQITLFPESILILSKKDV